In Arthrobacter sp. B3I9, the following are encoded in one genomic region:
- a CDS encoding DUF47 domain-containing protein: MKLRLFPQEPAGLNLLSLLARQIVLATGTLSEILGAPASEHGRLVEDMHNHEAKSAELHFALLTHMRTSFVNPLPREDMYALSRYLNEAMEKLDAAAELVSLYKLERLPKRAADQLEIISRQAELTVDAMRRLNNLDDLEDYWIEILRLAKRAERTHRVWVADMLEEMKSAQYARNRDIANQLVEVTKDMRRIATQVGSIIVKES; this comes from the coding sequence GTGAAGCTGCGCCTTTTTCCGCAGGAGCCCGCCGGGCTGAACCTGCTGTCCCTGTTAGCACGCCAGATTGTGCTGGCCACCGGCACCCTCTCGGAAATCCTCGGCGCGCCCGCAAGCGAACACGGCAGGCTCGTGGAGGACATGCATAACCACGAAGCCAAGTCCGCGGAACTGCACTTCGCCCTGCTGACCCATATGCGCACCAGCTTCGTGAATCCGCTCCCCCGTGAGGACATGTATGCGCTCTCCCGGTACCTGAACGAGGCGATGGAAAAGCTCGACGCCGCCGCGGAACTCGTGTCCCTCTATAAGCTCGAGCGCCTGCCCAAACGGGCCGCGGACCAGTTGGAGATCATCAGCCGGCAGGCCGAGCTGACCGTCGACGCCATGCGCAGGCTCAACAACCTGGACGACCTGGAGGACTACTGGATCGAGATCCTCCGGCTCGCCAAGCGCGCGGAGCGTACCCACCGGGTCTGGGTGGCGGACATGCTCGAGGAGATGAAGTCGGCCCAGTACGCCCGCAACCGCGACATCGCCAACCAGCTGGTGGAGGTCACCAAGGACATGCGGCGGATTGCCACGCAGGTGGGCAGCATCATCGTCAAGGAATCCTGA
- a CDS encoding inorganic phosphate transporter yields the protein MTVLFFALVVAFAGVFAFLNGFRDASTSVALPVRTRALTPTVAVLFAGLFNFIGAALSATLALEVSRTWVRLPDGQNGLTILVAGLLSAVMWALYTWWRGIPSSSTHALVGGLAGAGVASVAVGGHGVEGVDNSLLVQVVLPLLLSPAIAFAGAYLLVWPATWAARYTPPNVVNSRSRRAQTIAAGAVAFAHGLQDGQRSGAVLILALLAAGLSDGGSMPIWVALLTAAMLTAGTLAGGWRISYTVGYRLIRMDPLRGFVAQLYSSAMLLVGAIGLHWPISTTHTVTTAVLGAGANQGFPATNWRVVLRVLAFWVLTPVLTAAAAFVLQLALSPLARL from the coding sequence GTGACGGTGCTTTTCTTTGCCCTGGTGGTGGCTTTCGCCGGGGTGTTTGCCTTCCTGAACGGCTTCCGTGACGCTTCCACTTCCGTGGCCCTGCCGGTTCGGACCCGGGCCCTGACCCCCACCGTGGCCGTGCTTTTCGCAGGCCTGTTCAACTTCATCGGCGCCGCCCTGAGCGCCACTCTGGCGCTGGAGGTCAGCCGGACCTGGGTCCGGCTGCCGGACGGGCAGAACGGCCTGACCATCCTCGTGGCGGGCCTCCTCAGCGCCGTGATGTGGGCCCTGTACACATGGTGGCGCGGGATCCCCTCGTCCTCCACGCACGCCCTGGTGGGCGGCCTGGCCGGCGCCGGGGTGGCCAGCGTCGCGGTGGGCGGGCACGGTGTCGAGGGCGTGGACAATTCCCTGCTGGTCCAGGTGGTGCTCCCGCTGCTGCTCTCGCCGGCTATTGCCTTTGCCGGTGCCTACCTGCTGGTCTGGCCTGCCACCTGGGCCGCACGCTACACGCCCCCGAATGTGGTCAACAGCCGGTCCCGCCGGGCGCAGACAATTGCCGCGGGGGCCGTCGCGTTCGCGCACGGCCTGCAGGACGGCCAGAGGAGCGGGGCGGTACTGATCCTTGCCCTGCTAGCCGCCGGGCTGTCCGACGGCGGCTCGATGCCGATCTGGGTGGCGCTGCTTACCGCGGCCATGCTGACCGCGGGGACCCTGGCCGGAGGCTGGCGGATCTCCTACACCGTTGGTTACCGTCTGATCCGGATGGATCCCCTGCGCGGGTTCGTGGCCCAGCTGTACAGTTCGGCGATGCTGCTGGTCGGCGCGATAGGGCTGCACTGGCCCATTTCCACGACCCATACTGTGACCACCGCGGTCCTGGGGGCGGGCGCAAACCAGGGCTTCCCGGCGACCAACTGGCGGGTCGTGCTGCGGGTCCTGGCCTTCTGGGTGCTCACCCCGGTCCTCACCGCGGCCGCGGCCTTCGTCCTGCAACTTGCGCTCTCGCCCCTGGCGCGGCTCTAG
- the pstB gene encoding phosphate ABC transporter ATP-binding protein PstB has product MSKRIDVKDLNVYYSKFLAVEDVNINIEAKSVTAFIGPSGCGKSTFLRTLNRMHEVIPGARVEGQVLLDGDDLYGPGVDPVTVRSQIGMVFQRPNPFPTMSIRDNVLAGVKLNNQKISKGEADALVERSLRGANLWNEVKDRLGKPGSGLSGGQQQRLCIARAIAVEPQVILMDEPCSALDPISTLAIEDLINDLKDQYTVVIVTHNMQQAARVSDRTAFFNIAGTGKPGKLIEVGDTHTMFSNPSQKATEDYVSGRFG; this is encoded by the coding sequence ATGTCTAAGCGCATCGACGTCAAAGACCTGAACGTCTACTACAGCAAATTCCTGGCCGTCGAAGACGTCAACATCAACATCGAAGCCAAGTCGGTCACCGCCTTCATCGGCCCGTCGGGCTGCGGCAAATCCACCTTCCTGCGCACCCTGAACCGGATGCACGAGGTCATTCCCGGCGCCCGGGTCGAAGGCCAAGTCCTGCTCGACGGCGACGACCTTTACGGCCCCGGCGTGGACCCCGTGACGGTGCGTTCGCAGATCGGCATGGTTTTCCAGCGGCCCAACCCGTTCCCCACGATGTCCATCCGCGACAACGTGCTGGCAGGAGTGAAGCTCAACAACCAGAAAATCTCCAAGGGCGAGGCCGATGCCTTGGTGGAACGCTCCCTGCGCGGCGCGAACCTGTGGAACGAGGTCAAGGACCGGCTGGGCAAGCCCGGCTCGGGCCTGTCCGGCGGCCAGCAGCAACGGCTCTGCATCGCCCGGGCCATTGCCGTGGAACCGCAGGTCATCCTGATGGACGAGCCCTGCTCGGCGCTGGACCCGATCTCCACGCTCGCCATCGAGGACCTCATCAATGACCTCAAGGACCAGTACACCGTGGTGATCGTGACCCACAACATGCAGCAGGCGGCGCGGGTCTCGGACCGGACGGCGTTCTTCAACATCGCCGGCACCGGGAAGCCGGGGAAGCTGATCGAGGTGGGGGACACCCACACCATGTTCAGCAACCCGTCCCAGAAGGCCACCGAAGACTACGTGTCCGGCCGCTTCGGGTAA
- the pstA gene encoding phosphate ABC transporter permease PstA yields the protein MTSTLTPVQRRSALTKGQLPKWAPYVVLGIALILGAAILALIGFNAFGWGIVSAILFAAGLVGWSAVVEGSRRAKDKLATCLVVGAFLVALLPLISVIWTVLVNGLPGLMDPGFLTTSMNGVTGAFDNKSVQSGAPVVGGIYHALLGTVQITLLATVISVPVGLLTAVYLVEYGNDRPLARAITFFVDVMTGIPSIVAGLFAAAFFFAVVGPGTKTGAVAAVALSVLMIPVVVRSSEEMLKIVPNELREAAYALGVRKWRTILKVVIPTAISGIASGVTLAIARVIGETAPILVTAGFATSINSNVFSGWMASLPTFIYTQILNPTSPSNPDPSSQRAWGAALVLIILVMMLNLAARLVARVFAPKAGR from the coding sequence ATGACCTCCACCCTGACCCCCGTCCAGAGACGCTCGGCCCTCACCAAAGGCCAGCTGCCGAAGTGGGCGCCGTACGTCGTCCTGGGAATCGCACTGATCCTTGGCGCTGCCATCCTGGCCCTGATCGGCTTCAACGCCTTCGGCTGGGGGATCGTCTCGGCCATCCTGTTCGCCGCCGGGCTCGTCGGCTGGAGTGCCGTCGTGGAGGGCTCCCGCCGGGCCAAGGACAAGCTCGCCACCTGCCTGGTGGTCGGCGCCTTTTTGGTCGCGCTGCTCCCGCTGATTTCCGTCATCTGGACCGTGCTGGTGAACGGGTTGCCCGGCCTCATGGACCCGGGCTTCCTCACCACCTCGATGAACGGTGTCACGGGCGCCTTCGACAACAAGAGCGTCCAGAGCGGCGCCCCGGTGGTCGGCGGCATCTACCATGCCCTGCTGGGCACCGTGCAGATCACGCTGCTCGCAACCGTCATCTCGGTGCCGGTGGGCCTGCTGACGGCCGTCTACCTCGTGGAGTACGGGAACGACCGGCCGCTGGCCCGGGCGATCACCTTCTTCGTTGACGTCATGACCGGTATCCCGTCGATCGTGGCGGGCCTGTTTGCGGCGGCATTCTTCTTCGCCGTCGTCGGTCCCGGCACCAAGACCGGTGCGGTAGCCGCCGTCGCGCTGTCCGTGCTGATGATCCCCGTTGTGGTGCGCTCCAGCGAGGAAATGCTCAAGATCGTCCCGAACGAGCTCCGGGAAGCTGCCTACGCCCTGGGCGTGCGCAAGTGGCGGACCATCCTCAAGGTGGTCATCCCGACGGCGATCTCCGGTATCGCGTCCGGCGTCACCCTCGCCATCGCACGCGTGATCGGCGAGACCGCGCCGATCCTGGTCACCGCCGGCTTCGCCACCTCCATCAATTCCAATGTGTTCTCCGGCTGGATGGCCTCGCTGCCGACCTTCATCTACACGCAGATCCTCAACCCCACCTCGCCGTCGAACCCGGATCCGTCCTCCCAGCGCGCCTGGGGAGCCGCCCTGGTCCTGATCATCCTGGTAATGATGCTCAACCTCGCCGCCCGCCTGGTGGCACGGGTTTTCGCCCCCAAGGCCGGCCGCTAG
- the pstC gene encoding phosphate ABC transporter permease subunit PstC: MTTTSLTSSRGAGRTGDKVFSAATLAAGCLILAVLFGVALFLVVQAIPALTASPDKIQGGEGFFAYIWPIVIGTLIAAVIALVIATPVAIGVALFISHFAPRGLASGLGYLVDLLAAIPSVVYGAWGAAFLAKEISPAYNWLAGNMGWLPIFQGPASATGKTILTAGIVLSVMVLPIITSLSREIFLQTPKLHEEAALALGATRWEAIRMAVLPFARPGIVSAVMLGLGRALGETMAVALVLSSGALTASLIQSGNQTIAAEIALNFPEASGLQVSTLIAAGLILFLITLGVNMIARWIITRHKEFSGAN; the protein is encoded by the coding sequence GTGACCACCACCTCCCTGACCTCGTCCCGAGGCGCAGGCCGCACCGGAGACAAAGTCTTCTCCGCGGCCACACTGGCCGCAGGGTGCCTGATCCTGGCTGTGCTCTTCGGAGTGGCGTTGTTCCTCGTCGTCCAGGCAATTCCCGCCCTCACGGCGTCCCCGGACAAGATCCAGGGCGGCGAAGGCTTCTTCGCCTACATCTGGCCGATCGTGATCGGCACGCTGATCGCCGCCGTGATCGCCCTCGTCATCGCCACCCCGGTGGCCATCGGCGTCGCACTTTTCATTTCGCATTTCGCGCCGCGGGGTCTTGCCTCCGGCCTCGGCTACCTGGTCGATCTGCTCGCCGCCATCCCCTCCGTGGTCTACGGTGCCTGGGGTGCGGCTTTCCTGGCCAAGGAAATCTCGCCGGCCTACAACTGGCTGGCAGGGAACATGGGCTGGCTGCCGATCTTCCAGGGCCCGGCGTCGGCGACCGGCAAGACCATCCTGACCGCCGGAATCGTCCTGTCCGTCATGGTCCTGCCCATCATCACCTCGCTGAGCCGCGAGATCTTCCTGCAGACCCCCAAGCTGCATGAGGAAGCGGCCCTGGCGCTCGGTGCCACCCGCTGGGAAGCGATCCGGATGGCCGTGCTGCCCTTCGCCCGGCCCGGCATTGTCAGCGCCGTGATGCTGGGGCTGGGCCGGGCGCTCGGCGAAACCATGGCGGTGGCGCTCGTGCTGTCCTCCGGCGCCCTCACCGCCAGCCTGATCCAGTCCGGCAACCAGACCATCGCCGCCGAAATCGCGCTGAACTTCCCCGAGGCCAGCGGCCTCCAGGTCAGCACGCTCATCGCCGCCGGCCTGATCCTGTTCCTCATCACCCTCGGCGTGAACATGATCGCCCGCTGGATCATCACCCGGCACAAAGAATTCTCGGGAGCCAACTAA
- the pstS gene encoding phosphate ABC transporter substrate-binding protein PstS, protein MKALRFGRHAAIAVIAAGALALTACGSDNATNAPAANPTATGPKVTGTLTGIGSSAQGAAMDVWKTDFASANQGATVQYSPDGSGAGRKAILDGSAQFAGSDAYLKDDEYATSMAKCGPEGAINIPVYISPIAVAFNLPDIKELKLDAATVAKIFRGQIANWNDPAIAALNPDAKLPDLKVTPVSRSDDSGTTSNFTDYLAAAAPEVWTDKAAGIWPASLSGENAKGTSGVVKTVTDTPGAVTYADDSAVSGKLGIAQIKVGNTFTKISADAAAKAVDAAKPVAGRAANDLSIKLDRTTTIEGAYPIVLVSFHVLCSTYDKQETVDLVKSFDSYVVSDAGQQAAADAAKSAPLSKTLQEKALKSIESIKVKS, encoded by the coding sequence GTGAAGGCACTCCGCTTCGGCCGCCACGCGGCTATCGCTGTCATTGCAGCCGGCGCACTCGCGCTCACCGCTTGTGGTTCCGACAACGCCACGAACGCCCCGGCTGCCAACCCGACGGCGACGGGCCCGAAGGTCACGGGCACGCTGACCGGCATCGGCTCTTCCGCCCAGGGTGCGGCCATGGACGTCTGGAAGACCGACTTTGCGTCGGCCAACCAGGGTGCCACCGTGCAGTATTCACCGGACGGCTCCGGTGCGGGGCGCAAGGCCATCCTGGACGGCTCCGCCCAGTTCGCCGGGTCCGATGCCTACCTCAAGGACGATGAGTACGCCACGTCGATGGCCAAGTGCGGCCCCGAGGGTGCCATCAACATCCCGGTGTACATTTCCCCGATTGCCGTGGCGTTCAACCTGCCCGACATCAAGGAATTGAAGCTCGACGCCGCCACAGTCGCGAAGATCTTCCGCGGCCAGATCGCCAACTGGAACGATCCCGCCATCGCCGCCCTGAACCCGGACGCCAAGCTGCCGGACCTCAAGGTCACCCCGGTGAGCCGCTCCGACGATTCCGGCACCACCTCCAACTTCACCGACTACCTGGCCGCAGCCGCTCCCGAGGTCTGGACGGACAAGGCCGCGGGCATCTGGCCGGCTTCCCTCTCGGGCGAGAACGCCAAGGGAACCTCCGGCGTGGTCAAGACCGTGACCGACACCCCGGGCGCCGTCACCTACGCGGACGACTCCGCTGTCAGCGGCAAGCTCGGCATCGCGCAGATCAAGGTCGGCAACACCTTCACCAAGATCTCCGCCGACGCCGCAGCCAAGGCAGTCGACGCCGCCAAGCCGGTTGCAGGCCGTGCCGCCAACGATCTTTCCATCAAGCTGGACCGCACCACCACCATCGAGGGTGCCTACCCGATCGTGCTGGTTTCCTTCCACGTCCTGTGCTCCACCTACGACAAGCAGGAAACCGTCGATTTGGTGAAGTCCTTCGACAGCTACGTCGTCTCCGACGCCGGCCAGCAGGCAGCGGCCGACGCCGCAAAGTCCGCGCCGCTGTCCAAGACGCTGCAGGAAAAGGCCCTGAAGTCCATTGAATCCATCAAGGTCAAGTCCTAG
- a CDS encoding aromatic acid exporter family protein, with product MASSPGVSASARFLRGRVRTGFVRSRNSLLPAVQMTVCAVGAYAFAEYVLGHTGPLFAATSSLIALGFSRDPRLRRVVEVGLGCTLGIVVGDLLLHWLGAGIWQAAVVLLFSILLARFLDSGTIFTTQLGLQSLLVVLLPAPAGGPFTRSIDAVVGGTIALLMTILIPKDPRREPRKDVKKLLHELAEVLRGCASALIDSDSTQAWHALIRGRNCQPLVDAMRQSLRASGEVATLAPAYRRHREELDLMEQSLDFIDLALRNSRVFARRLTSAINHAALSDEATQNIAEVLQETAAAIDELSLGLAEVHDGARRTHLRTARADLREIAGRLHPRLLEVRLLEGETVVMLFRPLMVDLLEAAGVDSKEARDILPPL from the coding sequence ATGGCCTCGTCACCTGGAGTTTCCGCAAGCGCACGGTTCCTGCGCGGCCGGGTACGCACGGGCTTTGTCCGCAGCCGGAACTCGCTCCTTCCGGCAGTCCAGATGACCGTCTGCGCCGTGGGTGCCTACGCTTTCGCCGAGTACGTTCTCGGGCACACCGGCCCGCTGTTCGCGGCCACCTCGTCCCTGATCGCACTCGGCTTTTCCCGCGACCCGAGGCTCCGCCGGGTGGTAGAGGTCGGCCTCGGCTGCACCCTCGGGATCGTCGTCGGGGACCTGCTGCTGCATTGGCTGGGGGCAGGAATCTGGCAGGCCGCCGTCGTGCTGCTCTTCTCCATCCTGCTGGCCCGCTTCCTGGACAGCGGCACCATCTTCACCACCCAGCTGGGGCTGCAGTCCCTGCTGGTGGTGCTGCTGCCGGCGCCGGCCGGCGGGCCGTTCACCCGGAGCATCGACGCCGTCGTGGGTGGCACCATCGCGCTGCTAATGACGATCCTTATACCCAAGGACCCGCGCCGGGAACCCCGCAAAGACGTGAAAAAGCTCCTGCATGAGCTGGCTGAGGTGCTGCGGGGATGCGCGTCGGCCCTGATCGACAGCGATTCCACCCAGGCCTGGCACGCGTTGATCCGCGGCCGGAACTGCCAGCCCCTCGTCGATGCGATGCGCCAGTCCCTCCGGGCCTCCGGCGAGGTGGCCACCCTGGCGCCCGCCTACCGGCGGCACCGGGAGGAGCTGGACCTGATGGAGCAGTCGCTGGACTTCATCGACCTCGCCCTCCGCAACAGCCGGGTCTTTGCCCGCCGCCTTACCAGCGCCATCAACCATGCGGCGCTCTCGGACGAGGCCACCCAGAACATCGCAGAGGTCCTGCAGGAAACGGCCGCGGCTATCGATGAGCTCTCCCTCGGACTGGCGGAGGTCCACGACGGCGCCCGCCGCACGCATCTGCGGACGGCCCGGGCCGACCTGCGGGAGATCGCCGGCCGCCTGCATCCGCGGTTGCTGGAGGTGCGGCTGCTGGAGGGTGAAACGGTGGTCATGCTGTTCCGCCCCCTGATGGTGGACCTGCTCGAAGCCGCCGGGGTCGATTCCAAGGAAGCCCGGGACATCCTCCCGCCGCTTTAG
- a CDS encoding phage tail protein codes for MPYVVDFENVSTVGLESSPVAEALAGLRANEGRYYRNKYGHVFTVSAAEEVPEVVERVSRILKEERDIVIGSRPLEATAFEVDGLQMDYVFYESGLSINVMYSIEAGGKRAVGFKLADGMEIPEELASHFKFARQKSKLAGVIRGSYFVIKGEYLRR; via the coding sequence ATGCCGTACGTCGTTGACTTTGAGAACGTTTCCACTGTCGGCCTGGAGTCGTCTCCGGTGGCCGAGGCGCTCGCCGGTTTGCGCGCCAATGAGGGCCGCTACTACCGCAACAAGTACGGCCATGTGTTCACCGTCAGCGCCGCGGAGGAGGTTCCGGAAGTGGTCGAGCGGGTGAGCCGGATCCTCAAGGAGGAGCGCGACATCGTCATCGGCTCCCGCCCCCTCGAAGCAACCGCCTTCGAAGTCGACGGTTTGCAGATGGATTACGTGTTCTACGAGTCGGGGCTGTCGATCAACGTCATGTACAGCATCGAGGCAGGCGGGAAGCGGGCGGTCGGCTTCAAACTGGCCGACGGCATGGAGATTCCCGAGGAACTGGCATCGCATTTCAAGTTCGCCCGCCAGAAATCAAAGCTGGCCGGCGTTATCCGCGGCTCCTACTTCGTGATCAAGGGCGAGTACCTGAGGCGCTGA
- a CDS encoding ABC transporter ATP-binding protein, whose product MNHQPNREPVLELEDVTFRRGDREIISGVSLCVREGEHWALLGANGAGKSTLMGLCGAATHPSSGSVRVLGELLGRVELQALRRSIGHVNPRHQILSALTIRQVVLTGLTGSNELPARWEPTPAELARADDLLEELGLAGKAASRWPTLSQGERGRALIARALISSPRLLLLDEPCTGLDVAAREQLLETIDILTHTHPQMASVLVTHHLEELPTTTSHALLIADGRTVAAGPAAEIITSGNITAAFRHPIEVEHRHRRWSARVDRPLRSVLYGEAVPA is encoded by the coding sequence ATGAATCATCAGCCGAACCGGGAGCCGGTTCTGGAGTTGGAGGATGTGACGTTCCGCCGCGGAGACCGGGAGATCATCAGCGGGGTGTCGCTGTGCGTCCGGGAGGGAGAGCACTGGGCCCTGCTGGGCGCGAACGGGGCGGGGAAAAGCACTCTGATGGGACTCTGCGGAGCCGCCACCCATCCCAGCTCCGGCAGCGTGCGGGTCCTGGGCGAACTCCTGGGCCGCGTGGAACTGCAGGCCTTGCGGCGCTCCATCGGGCACGTCAATCCGCGGCACCAGATCCTCTCCGCGCTGACCATTCGCCAAGTCGTACTCACCGGGCTCACGGGCAGCAACGAGCTGCCGGCCAGATGGGAGCCCACCCCCGCTGAGCTCGCCCGCGCCGATGACCTGCTCGAAGAGCTCGGCCTCGCCGGCAAGGCCGCCTCCCGCTGGCCGACGCTATCCCAAGGGGAGCGGGGACGGGCCCTGATCGCCCGCGCACTCATTTCCTCTCCCAGACTGCTGTTGCTGGATGAACCGTGCACCGGTTTGGACGTCGCCGCGCGCGAACAGCTGCTGGAAACCATCGACATTCTCACCCACACCCACCCGCAGATGGCATCCGTCCTGGTCACGCACCACCTCGAGGAGTTGCCGACAACCACCAGCCATGCCCTGCTGATCGCTGACGGCCGGACCGTCGCCGCCGGCCCGGCAGCAGAAATCATCACCAGCGGAAACATCACAGCGGCTTTCCGGCATCCCATCGAAGTTGAGCACCGCCACCGGCGCTGGAGTGCCCGTGTGGACCGTCCCCTCCGGTCAGTGCTCTACGGGGAAGCCGTCCCCGCCTGA
- a CDS encoding SDR family NAD(P)-dependent oxidoreductase, whose product MTDKVAVVTGATSGIGEQIARKLAREGARVLITGRSVTRGGQIADELGESCCFFPADIAEAGAAEEIIGATISRYGRVDVLVNNAAVDHTGDLLTVTDDEIRATFEINTFAAIRMLQAAAANMRIRGGAIINITSRLASIGVPTMGIYSASKGAMLAMTRAAAVELAPLNIRVNAVAPGMTKTPLYDEWLAGQEDPAAEEADVVSKIPLRRLAVPDDVASAVAYLASDEAAYLTGVSLPVDGGYTAH is encoded by the coding sequence TTGACGGATAAGGTAGCCGTAGTCACGGGCGCCACCTCCGGAATCGGTGAACAGATCGCCCGGAAACTCGCACGCGAAGGCGCTCGCGTGCTCATCACCGGCAGGTCGGTCACCCGAGGCGGACAGATAGCCGATGAGCTCGGTGAAAGCTGCTGCTTTTTCCCGGCAGATATTGCGGAGGCCGGGGCCGCCGAAGAAATCATCGGGGCAACGATCAGCCGTTATGGCAGGGTGGACGTCCTCGTCAACAATGCTGCGGTTGACCACACCGGCGACCTTCTGACCGTGACCGATGACGAGATCCGGGCAACCTTTGAAATAAACACTTTCGCCGCTATCCGGATGCTTCAAGCCGCCGCTGCGAACATGCGGATCCGGGGCGGCGCCATAATCAACATAACGTCGCGTTTGGCTTCCATCGGGGTGCCGACCATGGGGATTTACAGCGCCAGCAAAGGTGCCATGCTGGCGATGACCCGGGCGGCGGCCGTTGAGCTGGCCCCGCTGAACATCAGGGTCAACGCGGTTGCTCCTGGAATGACCAAGACCCCGCTTTATGACGAGTGGCTGGCCGGTCAGGAGGACCCTGCCGCCGAAGAGGCCGACGTCGTCTCAAAGATACCCCTACGCCGGCTCGCCGTCCCGGATGACGTTGCGTCCGCCGTTGCCTACCTCGCGTCCGATGAGGCCGCATACCTCACGGGAGTGTCCTTGCCCGTCGACGGCGGCTACACGGCCCACTGA